Proteins encoded in a region of the Quercus lobata isolate SW786 chromosome 8, ValleyOak3.0 Primary Assembly, whole genome shotgun sequence genome:
- the LOC115955067 gene encoding diacylglycerol kinase 5 isoform X1 produces MQLEAVMAVADSESVKLEEFKIPTYILVHEAKVENIPEEPKCPVIVFINSKSGGQLGGDLLVTFRKLLNEKQVFDLGEEAPDEVLRRIYVNLEKLKISGDELAVKIQDRLKLIVAGGDGTAGWLLGVVSDLKLSHSPPIATVPLGTGNNLPFSFGWGKKNPGTDDNSVKLFLGEVMKAKEMKIDSWHIIMRMKTPKEGSCDPIAPLELPHSLHAFHRCSEADELNVEGCHTFRGGFWNYFSMGMDAQVSYAFHSERKLHPEKFKNQLINQSTYAKLGCTQGWFCASLFHPASRNIAQLAKVKVMRKHGSWQELHIHQSIRSIICLNLPSFSGGLNPWGTPNSKKKRDRELTPPFVDDGLLEIVGFRDAWHGLVLLAPNGHGTRLAQAHRIRFEFHKGACDHTFMRIDGEPWKQPLPVDDDTVVVEISHLGQVNMLATHDCRSKSINDHKTTPSHHNDEEEDSNEEDFTEEEFRKFGAADTFKIPDEVDISQLS; encoded by the exons ATGCAGTTAGAGGCAGTAATGGCGGTTGCTGATTCTGAGTCCGTGAAATTAGAGGAGTTCAAAATCCCTACTTACATACTTGTACATGAAGCGAAGGTTGAGAACATTCCTGAAGAGCCTAAGTGTCCGGTGATAGTGTTCATCAATTCCAAGAGTGGTGGTCAGCTGGGTGGGGATCTTCTTGTGACATTTCGTAAGCTTCTCAATGAAAAGCAG GTTTTTGATCTGGGGGAAGAGGCTCCTGATGAGGTGCTGCGCAGAATCTATGTCAATTTAGAAAAGCTCAAGATTAGTGGAGATGAATTGGCTGTTAAGATTCAGGATAGATTGAAATTAATT GTTGCAGGTGGTGATGGAACAGCTGGCTGGCTTCTTGGAGTCGTTTCTGATCTAAAATTATCTCATTCACCACCAATAGCTACAGTTCCCTTGGGAACAGGAAATAatcttccattttcttttgGATGG GGAAAGAAGAACCCTGGGACAGACGATAATTCTGTGAAACTATTTTTGGGTGAAGTAATGAAAGCCAAGGAAATGAAAATAGACAG CTGGCATATTATCATGAGGATGAAGACTCCAAAAGAAGGTTCCTGTGATCCCATTGCACCTCTTGAACTACCACACTCTCTGCATGCATTTCATCGTTGCTCTGAGGCTGATGAACTGAATGTG GAAGGTTGCCACACATTTCGTGGGGGATTTTGGAACTACTTTAGCATGG GAATGGATGCTCAAGTTTCATATGCTTTTCATTCTGAGCGAAAGTTGCATcctgaaaaatttaaaaaccagTTAATTAATCAG AGTACTTATGCAAAGCTTGGATGTACGCAAGGATGGTTTTGTGCTTCTCTTTTTCATCCTGCTTCCCG GAACATAGCACAACTTGCAAAAGTAAAGGTTATGAGGAAACATGGTTCCTGGCAAGAACTCCACATACATCAAAG TATCCGGTCTATTATATGCCTGAACTTGCCTAGCTTTTCTGGTGGACTAAATCCTTGGGGAACGCCAAATAGCAAGAAAAAGCGTGAT agagagttgactccaccatTTGTAGATGATGGCCTTCTTGAGATTGTGGGATTTAGAGATGCTTGGCATGGGCTTGTTTTGCTCGCTCCAAATGGGCATGGAACTCGTCTTGCACAG GCACATCGTATCCGCTTTGAGTTTCACAAAGGCGCATGTGATCATACGTTCATGAGAATTGATGGGGAACCCTGGAAACAACCTCTCCCAGTTGATGATGACACTGTTGTGGTAGAAATCTCTCACCTTGGCCAAGTAAACATGCTTGCCACCCATGATTGTAGGTCCAAAAGTATTAATGATCACAAAACAACACCTAGCCATCACAATGACGAGGAAGAGGATAGCAATGAAGAAGACTTTACAGAAGAAGAGTTTAGGAAGTTCGGTGCAGCAGATACATTTAAGATCCCTGATGAGGTTGATATTTCCCAACTTAGTTAA
- the LOC115955067 gene encoding diacylglycerol kinase 5 isoform X2 has translation MAVADSESVKLEEFKIPTYILVHEAKVENIPEEPKCPVIVFINSKSGGQLGGDLLVTFRKLLNEKQVFDLGEEAPDEVLRRIYVNLEKLKISGDELAVKIQDRLKLIVAGGDGTAGWLLGVVSDLKLSHSPPIATVPLGTGNNLPFSFGWGKKNPGTDDNSVKLFLGEVMKAKEMKIDSWHIIMRMKTPKEGSCDPIAPLELPHSLHAFHRCSEADELNVEGCHTFRGGFWNYFSMGMDAQVSYAFHSERKLHPEKFKNQLINQSTYAKLGCTQGWFCASLFHPASRNIAQLAKVKVMRKHGSWQELHIHQSIRSIICLNLPSFSGGLNPWGTPNSKKKRDRELTPPFVDDGLLEIVGFRDAWHGLVLLAPNGHGTRLAQAHRIRFEFHKGACDHTFMRIDGEPWKQPLPVDDDTVVVEISHLGQVNMLATHDCRSKSINDHKTTPSHHNDEEEDSNEEDFTEEEFRKFGAADTFKIPDEVDISQLS, from the exons ATGGCGGTTGCTGATTCTGAGTCCGTGAAATTAGAGGAGTTCAAAATCCCTACTTACATACTTGTACATGAAGCGAAGGTTGAGAACATTCCTGAAGAGCCTAAGTGTCCGGTGATAGTGTTCATCAATTCCAAGAGTGGTGGTCAGCTGGGTGGGGATCTTCTTGTGACATTTCGTAAGCTTCTCAATGAAAAGCAG GTTTTTGATCTGGGGGAAGAGGCTCCTGATGAGGTGCTGCGCAGAATCTATGTCAATTTAGAAAAGCTCAAGATTAGTGGAGATGAATTGGCTGTTAAGATTCAGGATAGATTGAAATTAATT GTTGCAGGTGGTGATGGAACAGCTGGCTGGCTTCTTGGAGTCGTTTCTGATCTAAAATTATCTCATTCACCACCAATAGCTACAGTTCCCTTGGGAACAGGAAATAatcttccattttcttttgGATGG GGAAAGAAGAACCCTGGGACAGACGATAATTCTGTGAAACTATTTTTGGGTGAAGTAATGAAAGCCAAGGAAATGAAAATAGACAG CTGGCATATTATCATGAGGATGAAGACTCCAAAAGAAGGTTCCTGTGATCCCATTGCACCTCTTGAACTACCACACTCTCTGCATGCATTTCATCGTTGCTCTGAGGCTGATGAACTGAATGTG GAAGGTTGCCACACATTTCGTGGGGGATTTTGGAACTACTTTAGCATGG GAATGGATGCTCAAGTTTCATATGCTTTTCATTCTGAGCGAAAGTTGCATcctgaaaaatttaaaaaccagTTAATTAATCAG AGTACTTATGCAAAGCTTGGATGTACGCAAGGATGGTTTTGTGCTTCTCTTTTTCATCCTGCTTCCCG GAACATAGCACAACTTGCAAAAGTAAAGGTTATGAGGAAACATGGTTCCTGGCAAGAACTCCACATACATCAAAG TATCCGGTCTATTATATGCCTGAACTTGCCTAGCTTTTCTGGTGGACTAAATCCTTGGGGAACGCCAAATAGCAAGAAAAAGCGTGAT agagagttgactccaccatTTGTAGATGATGGCCTTCTTGAGATTGTGGGATTTAGAGATGCTTGGCATGGGCTTGTTTTGCTCGCTCCAAATGGGCATGGAACTCGTCTTGCACAG GCACATCGTATCCGCTTTGAGTTTCACAAAGGCGCATGTGATCATACGTTCATGAGAATTGATGGGGAACCCTGGAAACAACCTCTCCCAGTTGATGATGACACTGTTGTGGTAGAAATCTCTCACCTTGGCCAAGTAAACATGCTTGCCACCCATGATTGTAGGTCCAAAAGTATTAATGATCACAAAACAACACCTAGCCATCACAATGACGAGGAAGAGGATAGCAATGAAGAAGACTTTACAGAAGAAGAGTTTAGGAAGTTCGGTGCAGCAGATACATTTAAGATCCCTGATGAGGTTGATATTTCCCAACTTAGTTAA